The Streptomyces achromogenes genome window below encodes:
- a CDS encoding radical SAM protein: MNHGDQRFHVIVLSNFARGFDKYAYAYGKAGIPESTYPDRFHLLTRAELGIGIGKARRLLDRLAIPGDRLLVLETTVDPDKLVPNVSTGLGTELHEARIRLSAVHELDRVGDEFTLRPTTVEDATAASLHLHGSALRHYADTRPRSVSLLPVASACQARCSFCFSSASISSDQAPARVPWDAVAHWLERARAAGAERAVITGGGEPTLIPFEQQLRLVSACSAAFPKVVLITNAHTLAKGRHADRADRLAALSAAGLSVLAVSRHHQDDAVSERLMMLRTPVSSVVDTWREERERWPGLRMRLICVLQHGGVSDAAEVADYLSWAAALGVEEVCFKELYVSTSTESLYFDLAANVWSRQHQVSLSLVTRFAERHGFELASRLPWGAPVYHGSWAGRPMRIAAYTEPSLLWERTSGIARSWNVMADGRCYASLEDRASEILREGATA; this comes from the coding sequence GTGAACCATGGCGACCAGCGCTTCCACGTCATCGTGCTGTCGAACTTCGCGAGGGGCTTCGACAAGTACGCGTACGCGTACGGAAAGGCGGGGATTCCGGAGAGCACGTATCCCGACCGGTTCCACCTGCTGACCCGGGCGGAGCTGGGAATCGGCATCGGCAAGGCACGACGCCTGCTGGACCGCCTGGCCATTCCGGGCGATCGGCTGCTGGTGCTGGAAACCACGGTGGACCCCGACAAGCTGGTGCCCAACGTGTCGACCGGCCTCGGCACGGAACTGCACGAGGCGCGCATCCGGTTGTCGGCGGTCCACGAACTCGACCGCGTGGGCGACGAGTTCACTCTGCGCCCGACAACCGTCGAGGACGCGACGGCGGCCTCCCTGCACCTGCACGGATCGGCACTGCGTCACTACGCCGACACGCGACCGCGCTCGGTGTCGCTTCTGCCGGTCGCCTCCGCCTGCCAGGCCCGGTGCTCGTTCTGCTTCTCCTCAGCGTCGATCTCCAGCGACCAAGCGCCGGCACGGGTCCCGTGGGACGCGGTCGCCCACTGGCTGGAGCGCGCCCGCGCGGCGGGTGCCGAGCGTGCAGTGATCACCGGCGGCGGGGAGCCGACCCTCATACCCTTCGAACAGCAGCTTCGACTGGTGTCCGCCTGCTCGGCGGCCTTCCCGAAGGTCGTCCTGATCACCAACGCGCACACGCTGGCGAAGGGCCGGCACGCCGACCGGGCCGACCGCCTCGCAGCCCTCAGCGCCGCGGGCCTGAGCGTGCTGGCGGTCTCCCGGCACCATCAGGACGACGCCGTCAGCGAGCGGCTGATGATGCTGCGCACGCCGGTGAGCTCCGTCGTCGACACCTGGCGCGAGGAACGCGAGCGCTGGCCCGGGCTGCGGATGAGGTTGATCTGCGTACTCCAGCACGGCGGTGTCTCCGACGCGGCCGAGGTCGCCGACTACCTGTCGTGGGCCGCGGCTCTCGGTGTCGAGGAGGTCTGCTTCAAGGAGCTCTACGTATCCACCAGCACCGAGTCGCTCTACTTCGACCTCGCCGCCAACGTCTGGAGCCGACAGCACCAGGTTTCGCTGTCCCTCGTCACCCGGTTCGCCGAGCGGCACGGCTTCGAACTGGCGAGCCGCCTGCCCTGGGGCGCGCCGGTCTACCACGGCAGCTGGGCCGGACGGCCGATGCGGATTGCCGCCTATACCGAGCCCAGCCTGCTCTGGGAACGCACCAGCGGGATCGCGCGCAGCTGGAACGTCATGGCCGACGGACGCTGCTACGCCTCCCTGGAAGACCGCGCCAGCGAGATCCTGCGGGAAGGCGCGACGGCATGA
- a CDS encoding aminotransferase class I/II-fold pyridoxal phosphate-dependent enzyme, with protein MRFDEFQGFRQRQLRASSSLLDAGETNVYRALAPMRPEPPADMATVHRCDLARAWLRRFELPQEWSGHAMVCRGVRHGLGVVFHRLRVEQARLWLPSDVYPVYFELARAAGLEPASYPTLPAPALPGSPADSRPEYLLLANPSKPLGRYLSDAECEAVMAWLRESPRRGLLIDSVYDLGTPFAAGTRRLLDTGRAVLLHSVTKGWLWPRTFGVVLLSPAQGEWAEAFRADPPTSAQLHLAHRLLTGHGDLPRKVVDELAARAERLFERLPDDVLGAIPTASRTCPGNYFFPVEIPAGTLRRQYGVLAVPISVFGDTNWPGSILTSLADAFGPTPTAAR; from the coding sequence ATGAGGTTCGACGAGTTCCAGGGATTCCGGCAGCGCCAACTGCGTGCCTCCTCGTCGCTTCTCGACGCCGGCGAGACCAACGTGTACCGGGCGCTTGCTCCGATGCGGCCCGAACCTCCGGCCGACATGGCCACGGTGCACCGTTGCGATCTCGCCCGCGCCTGGCTGCGGCGCTTCGAGCTGCCGCAGGAGTGGTCCGGCCACGCCATGGTCTGTCGAGGGGTCCGGCACGGGCTCGGTGTGGTGTTCCACCGGCTGCGCGTCGAGCAAGCCCGGTTGTGGCTGCCGAGCGACGTGTACCCGGTCTACTTCGAACTGGCTCGCGCCGCAGGCCTGGAGCCCGCGTCCTACCCCACGCTGCCGGCGCCGGCCCTGCCGGGATCGCCGGCGGACAGCCGGCCCGAATACCTGCTGCTCGCCAACCCCAGCAAACCCCTCGGCCGGTACCTGTCCGACGCCGAGTGCGAGGCGGTGATGGCGTGGCTGCGGGAGTCACCGCGCCGCGGCCTGCTCATCGACAGCGTCTACGACCTGGGAACCCCGTTCGCAGCCGGCACGCGGCGACTGCTGGACACCGGCCGTGCGGTCCTGTTGCATTCGGTCACCAAGGGGTGGCTGTGGCCGCGCACCTTCGGCGTGGTTCTGCTGAGTCCGGCGCAAGGCGAATGGGCCGAAGCCTTCCGGGCGGATCCGCCCACGTCGGCACAGCTGCACCTGGCCCACCGTCTGCTGACCGGACACGGCGACTTGCCCCGGAAGGTCGTCGACGAACTCGCCGCACGGGCCGAGCGGCTGTTCGAACGGTTGCCGGACGATGTGCTCGGGGCCATTCCCACGGCGAGCCGGACGTGCCCCGGCAACTACTTCTTCCCGGTGGAAATCCCCGCCGGGACGCTCCGGCGCCAATACGGCGTGCTCGCCGTACCGATCAGCGTGTTCGGGGACACCAACTGGCCCGGCTCCATCCTCACCAGCCTCGCCGACGCCTTCGGCCCGACGCCGACGGCGGCACGATGA
- a CDS encoding FdhF/YdeP family oxidoreductase gives MTRNAPVDDPGDARLRVGPPKEYAAGIPAVTSSLRHAGEQMGARRGLLTLLRVNQKEGFDCPGCAWPEPEHRHRAEFCENGAKAVAEEATVRRVTPDFFAGHTLEDLLPASDYWLGQQGRLTHPMYRRAGDDRYRPISWDDAFAVIARELAALDHPGQAAFYTSGRASNEAAFLYQLFVRMLGTNNLPDCSNMCHESSGSALTETIGIGKGSVTLDDLHDADLILVVGQNPGTNHPRMLSSLETAKRRGARIIAVNPLPEAGLLRFKNPQRPSGVLGGGTRLADQFLQIRLGGDQALFQAFNRMLLETEDENPGSCLDTPFIDRYTHGFQEFAEHARRVSWDEILTATGLPEEEIRAAFREVLDAEKIVVCWAMGLTQHKHSVPTIRDVVNFLLLRGNIGRPGAGLCPVRGHSNVQGDRTMGIYEKPDGAFLDALGAEFAFTPPRRHGHDAVESIRAMRDGDVRVFVALGGNFVAAAPDTDLTERALRNCRLTVQISTKLNRSHVVAGEQALILPCLGRTEADLRPAGPQLVTVEDSMGMVHLSRGRLAPASEHLLSEVAIICRTARAALGEAGSHVPWEEFEEDYDRIRDRIARVVPGFQDFNQRVRGQGGFALPHPPRDERRFTTATGLANFTANPLQRPHVPPGRLLLQTLRSHDQYNTTVYGLDDRYRGIHQGRRVLFVHPDDLADRGLADGDLVDIVSEYDDGVERRAPAFRVVPYPTPRDCCAAYFPETNVLVPLDSTAAISNTPTSKSIVVRLEPAPVDPPTGT, from the coding sequence ATGACTCGCAACGCACCTGTCGACGACCCCGGAGACGCCCGGCTGCGGGTCGGCCCTCCGAAGGAGTACGCCGCGGGCATCCCCGCGGTCACCTCCTCGCTCCGGCACGCCGGCGAGCAGATGGGAGCCCGCCGGGGACTGCTCACCCTCCTCCGGGTCAATCAGAAGGAGGGTTTCGACTGCCCGGGCTGCGCCTGGCCCGAGCCGGAGCACCGGCACCGCGCGGAATTCTGCGAGAACGGCGCCAAGGCGGTGGCCGAGGAGGCCACCGTGCGCCGGGTCACCCCGGACTTCTTCGCCGGGCACACCCTGGAGGACCTGCTTCCCGCCAGTGACTACTGGCTCGGCCAGCAGGGCCGGCTGACCCACCCCATGTACCGCAGGGCCGGCGACGACCGCTACCGGCCGATCTCCTGGGACGACGCCTTCGCCGTGATCGCCCGCGAACTCGCCGCCCTCGACCACCCCGGCCAGGCCGCCTTCTACACCTCCGGCAGGGCGAGCAACGAGGCCGCGTTCCTGTACCAGTTGTTCGTCCGGATGCTCGGCACCAACAACCTGCCGGACTGCTCCAACATGTGCCACGAGTCCAGCGGTTCGGCGCTGACGGAGACCATAGGGATCGGCAAGGGAAGCGTCACCCTGGACGATCTCCACGACGCCGACCTCATCCTCGTGGTCGGTCAGAACCCCGGCACCAACCACCCCCGGATGCTGTCCTCACTGGAGACCGCCAAGCGCCGGGGCGCGCGGATCATCGCGGTCAACCCGCTGCCCGAGGCGGGGCTGCTGCGGTTCAAGAACCCCCAGCGGCCGTCCGGCGTCCTCGGCGGCGGCACCCGCCTGGCCGACCAGTTCCTCCAGATCAGACTGGGTGGGGACCAGGCGCTGTTCCAGGCCTTCAACCGCATGCTGCTGGAGACGGAGGACGAGAACCCAGGCTCCTGTCTGGACACGCCCTTCATCGACCGGTACACACACGGCTTCCAGGAGTTCGCCGAGCACGCCCGCAGGGTGTCGTGGGACGAGATCCTTACGGCCACCGGCCTGCCCGAAGAGGAGATCCGGGCCGCGTTCCGCGAGGTGCTGGACGCCGAGAAGATCGTCGTCTGCTGGGCGATGGGCCTGACCCAGCACAAGCACTCCGTCCCCACCATCCGGGACGTCGTCAACTTCCTCCTGCTGCGCGGCAACATCGGCCGCCCGGGTGCCGGGCTCTGCCCGGTGCGCGGCCACTCCAACGTGCAGGGCGACCGCACCATGGGCATCTACGAGAAACCGGACGGCGCGTTCCTGGACGCACTCGGCGCCGAGTTCGCGTTCACGCCCCCGAGGCGCCACGGCCACGACGCGGTCGAGAGCATCCGTGCCATGCGCGACGGCGACGTACGGGTCTTCGTCGCCCTCGGCGGCAACTTCGTCGCCGCCGCCCCCGACACCGACCTCACCGAGCGGGCGTTGCGCAACTGCCGCCTCACCGTGCAGATCTCCACCAAGCTCAACCGCTCGCACGTCGTCGCCGGGGAACAGGCGCTCATCCTCCCGTGCCTCGGCCGGACCGAGGCCGACCTGCGGCCCGCCGGGCCCCAACTGGTCACCGTCGAGGACTCCATGGGCATGGTGCACCTCTCCCGGGGGCGACTCGCCCCCGCGTCCGAGCACCTGTTGAGCGAGGTCGCGATCATCTGCCGCACGGCACGGGCCGCGCTCGGGGAAGCGGGCTCCCACGTGCCCTGGGAGGAGTTCGAGGAGGACTACGACCGTATTCGCGACCGCATCGCCCGCGTGGTCCCCGGCTTCCAGGACTTCAACCAGCGGGTGCGAGGGCAGGGCGGCTTCGCGCTGCCCCACCCGCCGCGCGACGAACGCCGGTTCACCACCGCCACGGGGCTGGCCAACTTCACCGCCAACCCGCTGCAACGGCCCCATGTACCGCCGGGCCGGCTGCTGCTCCAGACGCTCCGCTCCCACGACCAGTACAACACCACCGTCTACGGCCTGGACGATCGCTACCGCGGCATCCACCAGGGACGCCGCGTCCTCTTCGTGCACCCCGACGACCTCGCCGACCGGGGCCTGGCCGACGGCGACCTCGTCGACATCGTCAGCGAGTACGACGACGGGGTGGAACGCAGGGCGCCGGCCTTCCGCGTGGTGCCCTACCCGACGCCCCGCGACTGCTGCGCCGCCTACTTCCCCGAGACCAACGTCCTGGTCCCCCTGGACTCCACGGCGGCGATCAGCAACACCCCCACCTCGAAGTCGATCGTCGTGCGCCTGGAACCGGCCCCCGTCGACCCGCCCACCGGGACCTGA